In a genomic window of Stegostoma tigrinum isolate sSteTig4 chromosome 43, sSteTig4.hap1, whole genome shotgun sequence:
- the LOC125449093 gene encoding zinc finger protein 420-like isoform X2, translating into MSKQQHNHTGESLFKCGNCGKGFLYQSQLENHQRSHTGEKPFTCSDCGMGFSQSSNLRIHQWVHTGERPLTCTECGKGFTHSSKLLEHQRVHTGERPFTCSICGKAFAQSSNLLIHQRIHRREKPFTCSECGKGFTHSSKLLEHQGAHTGERPFTCSECGKGFTHSSKLLQHQRVHNGERPFTCSDCGKGFTHSSKLLEHRGVHSGERPFTCSACGKKFTRSSSLQIHQRVHTGERPFTCPNCGKAFAQSSNLLIHQRVHTGEKPFTCSQCGKGFTQSSSLRIHQRVHTGEKPFTCSDCGKGFTSSSSLLKHQGVHTGERAFTCSECGKAFIHSSKLLEHQGVHTGERPFTCSECGKGFTHSSKLLEHQRVHTGERPFTCSECGKGFIRSSNLLEHQRVHTGERPFTCSECGKGFIRSSKLLEHQQVHTREKSFTCTACGKGFTQSSNLLRHQRVHTGEKPFICSDCGKAFAQSTILLIHQRIHRRERPYTCSDCGKGFTQSSNLRRHQRVHAGEKHSFSQLTC; encoded by the coding sequence ATGTCCAAACAACAGCACAATCACACTGGGGAGAGCCTTTTCAAATGTGGGAATTGCGGGAAGGGATTTCTTTACCAATCCCAGCTGGAAAATCAtcaacgcagtcacactggggagaagccattcacctgctctgattgtgggatgGGATTCAGTCAGTCATCCAACCTGCGGAtccaccagtgggttcacacaggggagaggcCATTGACCTGTACTGAATGTGGAAaaggattcactcactcatccaaACTGCTGGaacaccagcgggttcacactggagagagaccattcacctgctccatttgTGGGAAAGCATTCGCGCAGTCATCCAacctgctgatacaccagcgaattcacaggagagagaaaccattcacctgttctgaatGTGGCAaaggattcactcactcatctAAACTGTTGGAACACCAGGGAGCTCACacaggggagagaccattcacctgttctgaatgtgggaaaggattcactcactcatctAAACTACTGCAACACCAGCGTGTTCACaatggagagaggccattcacctgctctgattgtgggaaaggattcacacACTCATCTAAACTGCTGGAACACCGGggagttcacagtggggagagaccattcacctgctctgctTGTGGGAAAAAATTCACTCGGTCATCCAGTCTGcagatacaccagcgagttcacacgggggagaggccattcacctgccccAATTGTGGGAAGGCATTTGCTCAGTCATCCAACCTGCTGATACACcaacgagttcacactggggagaaaccgtttacctgctcccagtgtgggaagggattcactcagtcatccagccttcggatacaccagcgagttcatactggggagaaaccattcacttgctctgactgtgggaagggTTTCACTTcgtcatccagcctgttgaaacaCCAAGGAGTTCATACAGGAGAGAGAGCATTCACCTGTTCTGAATGTGGAAAAGCATTCATTCACTCATCTAAACTACTGGAACACCAGGGCGTTCATACTGgcgagagaccattcacctgttctgaatgtgggaaaggattcactcactcatctAAACTGCTGGagcaccagcgagttcacacaggggagagaccattcacctgttctgaatGTGGAAAAGGATTCATTCGCTCATCTAATCTCCTggaacaccagcgagttcacaccggggagagaccattcacttgttctgAATGTGGAAAAGGATTCATTCGCTCATCTAAACTGCTGGAACATCAACAGGTTCATACCAGAGAGAAATCATTCACCTGCACCgcttgtgggaagggatttacccaatcatccaacctgctgaggcaccagcgagtacacactggggagaaaccattcatctgctctgattgtgggaaaGCATTCGCGCAGTCAACGATCCTGCTCATACACCAACGAATTCACAGGAGAGAGAGACCCTACACGTGCTCcgactgtgggaagggattcacccaATCATCCAACCTGCGGAGACATCAGAGAGTTCACGCTGGggagaaacattcattcagtCAACTCACCTGTTGA
- the LOC125449093 gene encoding gastrula zinc finger protein XlCGF57.1-like isoform X1: MFLELEVWMDLLYSICDAYNVVVSTLSEVVILQLRITQAKKELVTIRILNIEGNSSIHTGEKHISSVCRRVYEDSSEMSKQQHNHTGESLFKCGNCGKGFLYQSQLENHQRSHTGEKPFTCSDCGMGFSQSSNLRIHQWVHTGERPLTCTECGKGFTHSSKLLEHQRVHTGERPFTCSICGKAFAQSSNLLIHQRIHRREKPFTCSECGKGFTHSSKLLEHQGAHTGERPFTCSECGKGFTHSSKLLQHQRVHNGERPFTCSDCGKGFTHSSKLLEHRGVHSGERPFTCSACGKKFTRSSSLQIHQRVHTGERPFTCPNCGKAFAQSSNLLIHQRVHTGEKPFTCSQCGKGFTQSSSLRIHQRVHTGEKPFTCSDCGKGFTSSSSLLKHQGVHTGERAFTCSECGKAFIHSSKLLEHQGVHTGERPFTCSECGKGFTHSSKLLEHQRVHTGERPFTCSECGKGFIRSSNLLEHQRVHTGERPFTCSECGKGFIRSSKLLEHQQVHTREKSFTCTACGKGFTQSSNLLRHQRVHTGEKPFICSDCGKAFAQSTILLIHQRIHRRERPYTCSDCGKGFTQSSNLRRHQRVHAGEKHSFSQLTC, encoded by the coding sequence gattttgaacattgaaggaaataGCTCCATTCACACCGGGGAGAAACACATATCGTCCGTGTGTAGAAGAGTCTATGAAGATTCATCTGAGATGTCCAAACAACAGCACAATCACACTGGGGAGAGCCTTTTCAAATGTGGGAATTGCGGGAAGGGATTTCTTTACCAATCCCAGCTGGAAAATCAtcaacgcagtcacactggggagaagccattcacctgctctgattgtgggatgGGATTCAGTCAGTCATCCAACCTGCGGAtccaccagtgggttcacacaggggagaggcCATTGACCTGTACTGAATGTGGAAaaggattcactcactcatccaaACTGCTGGaacaccagcgggttcacactggagagagaccattcacctgctccatttgTGGGAAAGCATTCGCGCAGTCATCCAacctgctgatacaccagcgaattcacaggagagagaaaccattcacctgttctgaatGTGGCAaaggattcactcactcatctAAACTGTTGGAACACCAGGGAGCTCACacaggggagagaccattcacctgttctgaatgtgggaaaggattcactcactcatctAAACTACTGCAACACCAGCGTGTTCACaatggagagaggccattcacctgctctgattgtgggaaaggattcacacACTCATCTAAACTGCTGGAACACCGGggagttcacagtggggagagaccattcacctgctctgctTGTGGGAAAAAATTCACTCGGTCATCCAGTCTGcagatacaccagcgagttcacacgggggagaggccattcacctgccccAATTGTGGGAAGGCATTTGCTCAGTCATCCAACCTGCTGATACACcaacgagttcacactggggagaaaccgtttacctgctcccagtgtgggaagggattcactcagtcatccagccttcggatacaccagcgagttcatactggggagaaaccattcacttgctctgactgtgggaagggTTTCACTTcgtcatccagcctgttgaaacaCCAAGGAGTTCATACAGGAGAGAGAGCATTCACCTGTTCTGAATGTGGAAAAGCATTCATTCACTCATCTAAACTACTGGAACACCAGGGCGTTCATACTGgcgagagaccattcacctgttctgaatgtgggaaaggattcactcactcatctAAACTGCTGGagcaccagcgagttcacacaggggagagaccattcacctgttctgaatGTGGAAAAGGATTCATTCGCTCATCTAATCTCCTggaacaccagcgagttcacaccggggagagaccattcacttgttctgAATGTGGAAAAGGATTCATTCGCTCATCTAAACTGCTGGAACATCAACAGGTTCATACCAGAGAGAAATCATTCACCTGCACCgcttgtgggaagggatttacccaatcatccaacctgctgaggcaccagcgagtacacactggggagaaaccattcatctgctctgattgtgggaaaGCATTCGCGCAGTCAACGATCCTGCTCATACACCAACGAATTCACAGGAGAGAGAGACCCTACACGTGCTCcgactgtgggaagggattcacccaATCATCCAACCTGCGGAGACATCAGAGAGTTCACGCTGGggagaaacattcattcagtCAACTCACCTGTTGA
- the LOC125448929 gene encoding probable G-protein coupled receptor 142, translated as MKMMNSQILFPRVEVSNYGRRFKTDVIYKYYNVSVLFRAQPELLTKMHGPAKGLVFAIYYPILAAFGIPANLAVIMILARGRCGLSRCITYYLVSMAVSDLLVMITAVIFNRISGIYFPVSFLMITPVCSFRSVLNYAIIDSSVWLTVAFTFDRFIAICFQQLQIKYCTTKTAARVIAAACTLSCVKNTFLYFIYEPLYTINNVPWFCNIKSIFYTSPAWTAYDWIHHILTPCLPFALIILLNSLTIRHILVANRARRRLRIQTKGKDQIDSEIENRKKSIILLFCVSGNFILLYLLVLQSVASSTLQQTQTSIEKTSIMKSSLEEFKSCHSNRMQRIIHKLYAQVLLRKASLTASNILPPPGLLSQASYRHPSCSLKTVDVTSNSSIALPSSHF; from the exons ACGGACGTCATTTATAAATATTATAACGTTTCAGTGTTGTTCAGAGCACAGCCTGAACTTCTAACAAAAATGCACGGACCTGCAAAAGGATTGGTATTTGCAATTTACTATCCTATTCTTGCGGCTTTTGGTATCCCAG CTAACTTGGCAGTGATTATGATCTTGGCACGAGGAAGATGCGGTCTTTCCAGATGTATTACGTATTATCTGGTATCCATGGCAGTGTCAGATCTCCTGGTGATGATCACGGCAGTGATATTCAATCGGATTTCTGGTATTTATTTCCCAGTCAGCTTCCTGATGATCACACCAGTATGTAGTTTCCGTTCAGTGCTAAACTACGCTATCATAGACAGTTCTGTGTGGTTAACTGTCGCTTTTACCTTCGATCGATTTATAGCCATTTGTTTCCAGCAGCTGCAAATTAAATATTGCACTACAAAGACGGCAGCTCGTGTCATAGCTGCAGCTTGTACACTAAGCTGTGTAAAAAATACATTCTTGTATTTTATATATGAACCTCTGTACACAATTAACAATGTTCCCTGGTTCTGCAACATAAAATCTATATTTTATACATCACCAGCATGGACTGCATATGATTGGATTCATCACATTTTGACTCCTTGTCTCCCATTCGCTTTAATCATACTGCTAAATTCTTTGACTATCAGGCACATTCTAGTGGCCaacagagcccgcaggagactgaGGATCCAGACCAAAGGAAAAGATCAGATTGACTCTGAAATAGAGAACCGGAAGAAATCGATTATTTTACTGTTCTGTGTCTCAggcaatttcatcctgttatacTTGTTGGTTCTT CAATCAGTCGCTTCCAGCACTCTACAGCAGACCCAAACATCGATCGAGAAAACCTCAATAATGAAGAGCTCTCTTGAAGAGTTCAAATCATGTCACAGCAATCGCATGCAACGAATTATTCACAAGTTGTATGCCCAGGTGTTACTTCGCAAA GCCTCACTAACTGCCTCCAATATTCTCCCTCCACCTGGTCTCCTCTCTCAGGCCTCTTACCGGCACCCGAGCTGTTCATTGAAAACTGTCGATGTGACATCAAACTCCTCAATTGCTCTGCCTTCCTCGCATTTTTGA